Proteins encoded together in one Musa acuminata AAA Group cultivar baxijiao chromosome BXJ3-6, Cavendish_Baxijiao_AAA, whole genome shotgun sequence window:
- the LOC135581075 gene encoding protein Iojap-related, mitochondrial-like, which produces MLAASKSRVVASLASSRPLLNHDPWRHLGFLRSVSSSPAPGTPNPGSLELKEVEKILGDVKADDVRVISVRDQCDWTDYMVVATGRSSWHVRNIAQALIHRVKQKQKGAERLVLPSVEGHEGGKWIVIDSGNVIVHALEEKARAYYNLESLWTTEMTPKGPDLGPNLDLEKSLVKMRPRNKSKKPMKSI; this is translated from the exons ATGTTGGCGGCCTCGAAATCGCGAGTGGTCGCATCGCTCGCGTCCTCTCGCCCTCTCCTCAATCATGACCCATGGCGGCATCTAGGGTTCCTCCGGTCCGTCTCCTCCTCGCCGGCGCCCGGCACCCCAAACCCGGGCTCCTTGGAGCTGAAGGAGGTCGAGAAGATCCTCGGCGACGTGAAGGCGGACGATGTGAGGGTGATATCGGTGCGGGACCAGTGCGATTGGACGGATTACATGGTCGTCGCCACCGGCCGATCCTCCTGGCACGTCCGCAACATCGCCCAAGCCCTAATTCACAGG GTAAAACAAAAGCAAAAAGGCGCTGAACGATTAGTGCTTCCAAGTGTCGAAGGCCACGAAGGAGGAAAGTGGATTGTGATTGATTCTG GTAATGTTATAGTTCATGCACTTGAGGAGAAGGCTAGAGCATATTATAATCTTGAAAGTCTCTGGACAACAGAGATGACCCCAAAGGGACCTGACCTGGGACCTAacctg GATTTGGAGAAATCCCTGGTGAAGATGCGTCCTAGAAACAAATCCAAGAAACCAATGAAGAGCATTTAG
- the LOC135640470 gene encoding uncharacterized protein LOC135640470, translated as MERRGGCCIAMYGGGVDANVAWKVDRIMLRFRPIAPKPVVGSPTVVAAAPKEASAGARRPKRKGPAISAAAARGRKPRKVEATPLPPPIVDEGKSFSSSTIVTLPLMPETPERKGDPAGAPPKWCPTPAAVAPTWMGLGEGEAADVVVAPRPVRAVVSWVTVECVTDTWREGEVSWRNDKVARAALAADECPGFVSDEWGGVTWTNEAYRRMVLGEGSGSSCAAGGVEEEEEEEVRVKLVARGLVPAARTCRAFTCRVRVRHAERPKGPPSLAAPCDVWRLDGGGCAWRLDVKAALSLSV; from the coding sequence ATGGAGAGGAGAGGCGGTTGCTGTATTGCGATGTATGGCGGAGGCGTAGACGCCAACGTCGCTTGGAAGGTGGACCGGATCATGCTCAGGTTCCGGCCCATCGCCCCCAAGCCCGTCGTTGGCTCTCCGACCGTCGTCGCCGCCGCCCCCAAGGAGGCGTCCGCCGGGGCGAGGAGGCCGAAGCGGAAGGGACCCGCcatctccgccgccgccgccagagGGAGGAAGCCGAGGAAGGTGGAGGcgacgccgctgccgccgccgatcGTGGATGAAGGGAAGTCGTTCTCCTCGTCGACCATCGTGACTCTGCCGCTGATGCCGGAGACGCCGGAGAGGAAGGGCGATCCGGCCGGAGCGCCGCCAAAATGGTGCCCTACTCCTGCTGCGGTGGCGCCGACGTGGATGGGGCTGGGGGAGGGAGAAGCGGCGGACGTGGTGGTGGCGCCGCGGCCGGTCCGGGCGGTGGTGTCGTGGGTGACGGTGGAGTGCGTGACCGACACGTGGAGGGAGGGGGAGGTCTCATGGAGGAACGACAAGGTGGCCAGGGCGGCGCTGGCGGCGGACGAGTGCCCCGGGTTCGTGTCGGACGAGTGGGGCGGGGTGACCTGGACCAACGAGGCGTACCGAAGGATGGTGCTGGGCGAGGGTAGCGGTTCCTCCTGCGCGGCCGGCggagtggaggaagaagaagaggaggaggtgaggGTTAAGCTGGTCGCGCGGGGGCTGGTCCCGGCGGCGAGGACGTGCCGCGCGTTCACGTGCAGGGTGCGCGTAAGGCACGCGGAGCGGCCGAAGGGGCCGCCGTCTCTGGCGGCGCCGTGCGACGTGTGGAGGCTAGACGGCGGCGGTTGCGCGTGGAGGCTCGACGTCAAGGCGGCCCTGAGTCTGAGCGTGTAG
- the LOC135640675 gene encoding stromal 70 kDa heat shock-related protein, chloroplastic, whose amino-acid sequence MATSSAQIHVLGSAAAFPSSKLPSSRVAASNSLFFGLRRPSGFGRTRLSARRRGHGSGYGPLRVVCEKVVGIDLGTTNSAVAAMEGGKPTIVTNAEGQRTTPSVVAYTKNGDRLVGQIAKRQAVVNPENTFFSVKRFIGRKMSEVDEESKQVSYRVLRDENGNVKLDCPAIGKQFAAEEISAQVLRKLVDDASKFLNDKVTKAVVTVPAYFNDSQRTATKDAGRIAGLEVLRIINEPTAASLAYGFEKKNNETILVFDLGGGTFDVSVLEVGDGVFEVLSTSGDTHLGGDDFDKRIVDWLAADFKRDEGIDLLKDKQALQRLTETAEKAKMELSSLTQTNMSLPFITATADGPKHIETTLTRAKFEELCSDLLDRLRTPVENALKDAKLSFKDIDEIILVGGSTRIPAVQELVKKMTGKDPNVTVNPDEVVALGAAVQAGVLAGDVSDIVLLDVTPLSLGLETLGGVMTKIIPRNTTLPTSKSEVFSTAADGQTSVEINVLQGEREFVRDNKSLGSFRLDGIPPAPRGVPQIEVKFDIDANGILSVTAVDKGTGKKQDITITGASTLPSDEVDRMVKEAEKFAKEDKEKRDDIDTKNQSESVIYQTEKQLKELGDKVPAEVKEKVEAKLKDLKDAVAGGSTQSMKDAMAALNQEVMQLGQSLYNQPGAAGPGSAPGADAGSTGPSTKGPDNGDVIDADFTDSK is encoded by the exons ATGGCGACCTCTTCGGCGCAGATTCACGTCCTCGGCTCTGCCGCCGCCTTCCCCTCCTCCAAATTGCCGTCTTCTCGCGTCGCCGCCTCCAACTCCCTGTTCTTTGGCCTCCGTCGGCCGAGCGGCTTTGGCCGGACCCGTCTTAGCGCGAGGAGGCGGGGCCATGGGTCCGGCTACGGGCCTCTCCGGGTGGTGTGCGAGAAGGTGGTGGGGATCGATCTCGGGACCACCAACTCTGCGGTTGCTGCCATGGAAGGTGGGAAGCCGACCATCGTGACCAACGCCGAGGGACAGCGGACGACCCCGTCGGTGGTGGCTTACACGAAGAACGGCGACCGGTTGGTCGGGCAGATCGCCAAGCGCCAGGCGGTGGTGAATCCCGAGAACACCTTCTTCTCAGTCAAGCGGTTCATCGGACGAAAAATGTCGGAGGTCGATGAGGAATCGAAGCAAGTATCGTATCGGGTGCTGAGGGATGAGAATGGGAATGTCAAGCTCGATTGCCCTGCCATTGGGAAGCAGTTTGCTGCTGAAGAGATCTCAGCTCAG GTCTTAAGAAAGCTTGTGGATGATGCATCCAAGTTTTTGAATGACAAGGTTACAAAAGCAGTAGTTACTGTTCCTGCATATTTTAATGACTCCCAAAGGACAGCTACAAAGGATGCTGGTCGTATTGCTGGTTTAGAAGTCCTTCGGATCATTAATGAGCCGACAGCTGCATCATTGGCATACGGTTTTGAAAAGAAGAACAATGAAACCATTCTTGTATTTGATTTGGGAGGTGGCACCTTTGATGTTTCAG TTCTTGAGGTTGGAGATGGTGTGTTTGAGGTACTCTCAACATCAGGAGACACACACCTTGGTGGTGATGACTTTGACAAG AGAATTGTCGACTGGCTTGCTGCTGACTTTAAGAGAGATGAGGGGATTGATCTTTTGAAAGACAAACAAGCCCTTCAGAGACTGACTGAAACAGCAGAAAAAGCTAAGATGGAATTGTCTTCCTTGACTCAAACAAACATGAG TTTACCTTTTATCACTGCTACTGCTGATGGCCCCAAGCACATAGAGACAACACTTACAAGGGCCAAATTTGAGGAATTGTGTTCAGACCTCCTTGACAG GCTTAGAACTCCTGTAGAAAATGCCCTGAAAGATGCAAAGCTTTCATTTAAGGACATAGATGAGATAATCCTTGTTGGTGGATCAACTCGTATCCCAGCAGTTCAGGAACTCGTGAAGAAGATGACTGGGAAGGACCCCAATGTTACTGTCAACCCTGATGAGGTTGTTGCTCTTGGTGCTGCAGTACAG GCAGGAGTGCTGGCTGGCGATGTCAGTGATATTGTGCTTCTCGATGTGACACCACTATCCCTTGGTTTGGAAACTTTGGGTGGTGTGATGACAAAGATCATCCCAAGGAACACAACATTGCCAACATCTAAATCAGAAGTCTTCTCTACAGCAGCAGACGGCCAGACAAGCGTCGAGATAAATGTTCTTCAAGGTGAAAGAGAGTTTGTGAGAGACAACAAATCACTTGGCAGTTTCCGTCTTGATGGAATTCCTCCAGCCCCACGTGGGGTCCCACAGATTGAAGTCAAGTTTGATATCGATGCCAATGGAATTCTTTCTGTTACTGCTGTGGACAAGGGCACTGGGAAGAAACAAGACATAACAATTACTGGGGCCAGCACTTTGCCCAGTGATGAG GTGGACAGGATGGTGAAGGAAGCTGAGAAATTTGCCAAAGAGGACAAGGAGAAGAGGGACGACATTGATACAAAGAACCAGTCTGAGTCTGTGATTTATCAGACCGAAAAGCAACTGAAGGAGCTCGGAGACAAGGTACCTGCCGAAGTCAAGGAAAAGGTGGAAGCAAAGCTGAAGGACCTCAAGGATGCTGTTGCTGGTGGATCAACCCAAAGCATGAAGGACGCAATGGCAGCCCTGAACCAGGAGGTGATGCAGCTCGGGCAATCGCTTTATAACCAGCCTGGGGCAGCTGGCCCGGGTTCTGCTCCTGGAGCCGATGCTGGATCTACCGGACCATCTACCAAGGGGCCCGACAATGGTGATGTAATTGATGCTGATTTCACTGATAGCAAGTGA